The following coding sequences are from one Streptomyces angustmyceticus window:
- a CDS encoding DJ-1/PfpI family protein, with protein sequence MPKILIIAGDATEDLEFFYPYQRMLEEGYETRVAAPSRKKLRFVVHDFVENFDTYIEREGHSWPSDLALSEVAPEEYAALVLPGGRAPEYLRNDSDYRRVVTHFFDEDKPVAHICHAAVTLAPLGVLKGRRTAAYPACAPDVAMGGGIFVDGAAVVDGKVVSARAWNDHPEWMRAFLEVLREHAPVKG encoded by the coding sequence ATGCCCAAGATCCTGATCATCGCCGGTGACGCCACCGAGGACCTGGAGTTCTTCTACCCCTACCAGCGGATGCTGGAGGAGGGGTACGAGACACGGGTCGCCGCCCCCTCGCGGAAGAAACTCCGGTTCGTGGTGCACGACTTCGTCGAGAACTTCGACACCTACATCGAACGCGAGGGCCACTCCTGGCCGTCCGACCTCGCGCTGTCCGAGGTCGCCCCCGAGGAGTACGCCGCGCTGGTGCTGCCGGGCGGCCGGGCGCCGGAGTACCTGCGCAACGACTCCGACTACCGCCGGGTGGTCACCCACTTCTTCGACGAGGACAAGCCCGTCGCCCACATCTGCCACGCGGCCGTCACCCTGGCCCCGCTCGGCGTCCTCAAGGGCCGCCGCACCGCCGCCTACCCGGCCTGCGCGCCGGACGTGGCGATGGGCGGCGGGATCTTCGTCGACGGCGCGGCGGTGGTGGACGGCAAGGTTGTGTCGGCCCGCGCCTGGAACGACCACCCCGAGTGGATGCGGGCCTTCCTGGAGGTGCTGCGGGAGCATGCGCCGGTGAAGGGCTGA
- a CDS encoding protein kinase domain-containing protein, with product MPFPLTHDDPAGLGTYRLLARLGSGGMGTVYLARSPGGRTLALKTMHARIATTTEFRTRFRLEADAARVIGGRYGAQVVDADPLAETPWMATEYVLGPPLDDAVRLAGPLPERAVRALGAALCAALGQLHRSDVVHRDLKPSNIMVTAHGPKVIDFGIARALGDARLTHTGAAVGTPAFMSPEQATGQEHTPAGDVFALAGVLVFAATGRGPFGDGQPADLLYRVRYAEPDLTGLPAALVPVLSRALAKDPAARPATTELAALLHDGGGEFTDHLPDAVLAEIGRRASEVWQFVPQRLPAPPGGPATGPEAEPPAARGASRRGLLLAGAGSVLGVGGAGAGVWAWLGRDASAPGPATGPGYTAPKPGPSVGAVKKKKLDSVWQKQYGGPDDDQNPDVPLLAGDQVVLVANAGARGVDAASGDSRWTYSLYADDSWQIASDGTHVYGITRDEVHDAAGYLQDVSWFLARLDLSSGKAGRHLAPVSDDRDNGLISRLLAVADDTAYLAISHGKVKRYERQLPWSVVATRLTDGSRKWTDPLPFHSAKSDDNHFLSATIAGRLLVLLQQRNDGTVRIVARDLRKGNVVWDKPWKGADPRFVRDPLTADGRHLYLGYGPLRALRLSDGGQAWDTTAARPGKTYGPPVLKDGVLYAVEKGSGLAAFEAGGGKPRWTERSAEGRRADHVVRPVIGPEFGYTYSRADGVLRAVGLTSRTTEQLYRTSGNKFTPHEKSRMIIASGPAFLAGFPLR from the coding sequence ATGCCCTTCCCCCTCACCCATGACGACCCGGCCGGCCTGGGCACGTACCGCCTCCTCGCCCGGCTGGGCAGCGGCGGTATGGGCACCGTCTACCTGGCCCGCTCCCCGGGCGGCCGGACCCTGGCGCTGAAGACGATGCACGCCCGGATCGCCACCACCACCGAGTTCCGCACCCGCTTCCGGCTGGAGGCGGACGCCGCCCGGGTCATCGGCGGCCGGTACGGCGCCCAGGTCGTCGACGCCGACCCGCTCGCCGAAACCCCCTGGATGGCCACCGAGTACGTCCTCGGCCCGCCCCTCGACGACGCGGTGCGGCTGGCCGGACCGCTGCCCGAGCGGGCGGTGCGCGCCCTGGGGGCGGCGCTGTGCGCGGCGCTCGGCCAGCTCCACCGCTCCGACGTCGTGCACCGTGACCTCAAGCCGTCGAACATCATGGTCACCGCGCACGGCCCGAAGGTCATCGACTTCGGTATCGCCCGCGCCCTCGGCGACGCCCGGCTCACGCACACCGGCGCCGCGGTCGGCACCCCGGCGTTCATGTCGCCGGAGCAGGCCACCGGGCAGGAGCACACCCCGGCCGGCGACGTCTTCGCGCTCGCCGGGGTCCTGGTCTTCGCCGCCACCGGCCGCGGCCCGTTCGGCGACGGGCAGCCCGCCGACCTCCTCTACCGCGTGCGCTACGCCGAGCCCGACCTCACCGGCCTGCCGGCCGCCCTCGTCCCGGTCCTCTCCCGCGCGCTGGCCAAGGACCCCGCCGCGCGCCCGGCCACCACCGAGCTGGCGGCCCTGCTCCACGACGGCGGCGGGGAGTTCACCGACCACCTGCCGGACGCGGTGCTCGCCGAGATCGGACGGCGGGCGAGCGAGGTCTGGCAGTTCGTGCCGCAGCGGCTGCCCGCACCGCCCGGCGGACCGGCGACCGGGCCGGAGGCCGAGCCCCCCGCCGCCCGCGGCGCGTCCCGCCGGGGGCTGCTGCTGGCGGGCGCGGGCTCGGTGCTCGGCGTCGGCGGGGCCGGCGCGGGGGTGTGGGCCTGGCTGGGGCGGGACGCGTCGGCGCCGGGGCCCGCCACCGGGCCGGGGTACACCGCGCCGAAGCCGGGGCCGAGCGTCGGCGCGGTGAAGAAGAAAAAGCTGGACTCGGTCTGGCAGAAGCAGTACGGCGGCCCCGACGACGACCAGAACCCCGACGTGCCCCTGCTCGCCGGCGACCAGGTCGTCCTGGTGGCCAACGCCGGGGCGCGCGGGGTGGACGCGGCGTCCGGCGACTCCCGCTGGACGTACTCGCTGTACGCCGACGACTCCTGGCAGATCGCGTCGGACGGCACCCACGTCTACGGGATCACCAGGGACGAGGTCCACGACGCCGCCGGCTACCTGCAGGACGTCTCGTGGTTCCTCGCCCGCCTGGACCTCTCCTCGGGCAAGGCCGGCAGGCACCTCGCCCCGGTGTCGGACGACCGGGACAACGGCCTCATCAGCCGGCTGCTGGCCGTCGCCGACGACACGGCCTACCTGGCGATCTCGCACGGGAAGGTCAAGCGGTACGAACGCCAGCTCCCCTGGTCCGTGGTGGCCACCCGGCTGACCGACGGGAGCCGGAAGTGGACGGACCCGCTGCCGTTCCACTCCGCCAAGAGCGACGACAACCACTTCCTGTCCGCGACGATCGCCGGCCGCCTCCTGGTGCTCCTGCAGCAGAGGAACGACGGCACGGTCCGCATCGTCGCCCGCGACCTCCGCAAGGGCAACGTCGTCTGGGACAAGCCGTGGAAGGGCGCCGACCCGCGCTTCGTACGGGACCCGCTGACGGCCGACGGCCGGCATCTCTACCTGGGCTACGGCCCGTTGCGGGCGCTGCGGCTGAGCGACGGCGGGCAGGCGTGGGACACGACCGCCGCCCGCCCCGGGAAGACGTACGGACCGCCGGTCCTCAAGGACGGTGTGCTGTACGCCGTGGAGAAGGGCAGCGGCCTGGCCGCGTTCGAGGCCGGCGGCGGGAAGCCGCGGTGGACGGAGCGGAGCGCCGAGGGCCGGCGGGCCGACCACGTCGTACGCCCCGTGATCGGCCCGGAGTTCGGCTACACGTACAGCCGCGCCGACGGGGTCCTCCGGGCCGTCGGCCTCACCTCGCGCACCACCGAGCAGCTGTACCGGACCAGCGGCAACAAGTTCACGCCGCACGAGAAGAGCCGGATGATCATCGCGTCCGGTCCCGCCTTCCTCGCCGGCTTCCCCCTCCGCTGA
- a CDS encoding peptidoglycan D,D-transpeptidase FtsI family protein: MNRPLRHIAVFCGVLVLALLARVTWVQFFQSDELANDPHNRRVKIEAFSYPRGNIIVGGKPITGSVATSGDFKYKRTYKDGAMYAPVTGFASQAQGTTFLEGIYNDVLSGKDDRLALKRAQDILTGEKPRGGDVVTTIDPKAQKAAYKGLTDLDAKGAVVALDPRDGRVLALASTPSYDPSAFTGISNAEGRKFKAMDADKSKPLSNRALRETYAPGSTFKILTAAAALENGVISDIDAPTGAATPYRLPQSTTTVGNDVPGAPCDKASLKTGMQWSCNNVFLDTALKVGKDKMRETAEKFGFNSTVYDEDLGDLLASKSLYPDKLDKPQTALTGMGQGSLTSTPMQMAMVAAGLANDGKVMMPHIVDELRGPDLSTLQKIEPKMMSRAVSADTAKKVQQMMEYTVNEGTADKAKIDGVTVGGKTGTAQHGANVNDERPYAWFVSYAKQSDGSSPVAVAVFVDPKDMDIPRSEIAGGKLGGPIAKSVMEAVLNK, translated from the coding sequence ATGAACAGGCCGCTGAGGCATATAGCCGTCTTCTGCGGGGTGCTGGTGCTGGCCCTGCTCGCCCGCGTGACCTGGGTCCAGTTCTTCCAGAGCGACGAACTCGCCAACGACCCGCACAACCGGCGCGTCAAGATCGAGGCGTTCTCCTACCCGCGCGGCAACATCATCGTCGGCGGCAAGCCGATCACCGGCTCGGTGGCGACCTCCGGCGACTTCAAGTACAAGCGGACCTACAAGGACGGCGCGATGTACGCGCCGGTCACCGGCTTCGCCTCGCAGGCCCAGGGCACCACGTTCCTGGAGGGCATCTACAACGACGTGCTCAGCGGCAAGGACGACCGGCTCGCCCTCAAGCGCGCCCAGGACATCCTGACCGGCGAGAAGCCGCGCGGCGGCGACGTCGTCACCACCATCGACCCCAAGGCGCAGAAAGCCGCGTACAAGGGGCTGACCGACCTCGACGCCAAGGGCGCGGTGGTCGCCCTCGACCCGCGCGACGGCCGCGTCCTCGCGCTCGCCTCCACCCCCTCCTACGACCCGTCGGCGTTCACCGGCATCTCCAACGCGGAGGGCCGGAAGTTCAAGGCCATGGACGCCGACAAGAGCAAGCCGCTGAGCAACCGGGCGCTGCGCGAGACCTACGCCCCCGGCTCCACCTTCAAGATCCTCACCGCGGCGGCGGCCCTGGAGAACGGCGTGATCTCGGACATCGACGCCCCCACCGGCGCGGCCACCCCCTACCGGCTGCCGCAGAGCACCACCACCGTCGGCAACGACGTCCCGGGCGCGCCCTGCGACAAGGCCTCGCTGAAGACGGGCATGCAGTGGTCGTGCAACAACGTCTTCCTCGACACCGCGCTGAAGGTCGGCAAGGACAAGATGCGCGAGACCGCGGAGAAGTTCGGCTTCAACTCCACCGTCTACGACGAGGACCTCGGGGACCTGCTGGCCAGCAAGAGCCTCTACCCGGACAAGCTCGACAAGCCGCAGACCGCGCTGACCGGCATGGGCCAGGGCAGCCTGACCAGCACCCCGATGCAGATGGCGATGGTCGCCGCCGGCCTCGCCAACGACGGCAAGGTGATGATGCCGCACATCGTCGACGAGCTGCGCGGCCCCGACCTGTCCACGCTGCAGAAGATCGAGCCGAAGATGATGTCCCGGGCCGTCTCCGCGGACACCGCGAAGAAGGTGCAGCAGATGATGGAGTACACGGTCAACGAGGGCACCGCCGACAAGGCCAAGATCGACGGCGTGACGGTCGGCGGCAAGACCGGCACCGCCCAGCACGGCGCGAACGTCAACGACGAGCGCCCCTACGCCTGGTTCGTCTCCTACGCCAAGCAGAGCGACGGCAGCTCCCCGGTCGCGGTCGCCGTCTTCGTCGACCCCAAGGACATGGACATCCCCCGGTCGGAGATCGCCGGCGGCAAGCTGGGCGGCCCGATCGCGAAGTCCGTGATGGAGGCCGTCCTCAACAAGTAG
- a CDS encoding MOSC domain-containing protein, whose protein sequence is MATVIGLTSYPVKGCAGVPATEAELTPAGLPHDRSFLVVGPGGVFRSQRRDPRLAVIRPEVGAGGAVLALSAPGMETLRLDVDLGHGSLSRAEVEMFGTPYRAVDQGDRAAEWLSRALGAASRLVRAAPEHDRVTDGLTPGTSGFADSSPVHVLSRATFDDLTRRLAAAGRPAVPMDRFRPNIVVEGWDAPHQEDRARRVTVGGGELGFAKLAIRCAVTLVDQRTGGKAGPEPLRTLATYRRVPGGGVAFGSKFSVLGTGKVAVGDAFEVTEWGTDGSDTA, encoded by the coding sequence ATGGCCACTGTCATCGGATTGACCAGCTACCCCGTCAAAGGCTGCGCCGGCGTCCCTGCGACCGAGGCGGAACTCACGCCCGCGGGGCTCCCGCACGACCGCAGCTTCCTCGTCGTCGGCCCCGGCGGCGTCTTCCGGAGCCAGCGCAGGGACCCCCGGCTGGCGGTGATCCGGCCCGAAGTCGGCGCGGGCGGGGCGGTCCTCGCCCTGAGCGCGCCGGGGATGGAGACCCTGCGCCTGGACGTCGACCTCGGCCACGGGTCGTTATCCCGGGCCGAGGTGGAGATGTTCGGGACGCCGTACCGCGCGGTCGACCAGGGGGACCGGGCCGCCGAGTGGCTGTCCCGGGCGCTCGGCGCGGCCAGCCGGCTGGTGCGCGCAGCGCCGGAGCACGACCGGGTGACCGACGGCCTCACCCCCGGCACCTCCGGCTTCGCCGACAGCAGCCCCGTGCACGTGCTCTCCCGGGCCACCTTCGACGACCTCACCCGCCGCCTCGCCGCCGCCGGCCGCCCGGCGGTCCCGATGGACCGCTTCCGGCCCAACATCGTCGTGGAAGGGTGGGACGCGCCGCACCAGGAGGACCGGGCCCGGCGGGTCACGGTCGGCGGCGGGGAGCTGGGCTTCGCCAAGCTCGCCATCCGCTGCGCCGTCACGCTCGTCGACCAGCGCACCGGCGGCAAGGCGGGGCCCGAGCCGCTGCGCACGCTCGCCACCTACCGGCGGGTGCCCGGGGGCGGGGTGGCGTTCGGGTCGAAGTTCTCGGTGCTGGGGACGGGAAAGGTGGCGGTGGGCGACGCATTCGAGGTCACCGAGTGGGGAACCGATGGATCCGATACGGCCTGA
- a CDS encoding protein kinase domain-containing protein: MKPLGTGDPLRLGPYRLLGVLGEGGMGKVYVGQDPAGTVAAVKVLRPELTGEEHLARRFVREAQAATAVTGKGVARVLGTDTEGGRPWIATEFLAGPTLDEAVEAYGPFDEPAVRALAASLAHTLADIHASGLIHRDLKPPNIVLTSRGPRVIDFGIARPEHGLTLTTTGQVPVTPGYGAPEQVLGRRVGAPADVFSLGAVLVHAAAGRRAFDGSHIAALQYKVVHDEPDLTGVPDALRPLIAPLLAKDPAARPAPDRIAAAFAPPRGAERAWRRGPVSQAIKERESGLHELTTTLTADPAAGQVSRRRLLTGLAAGGVVLAAGGGAAAAWWPRSPGEPGKKVDLFAFPPAARTPKAHVLDADNGDYISGGTVKPLWGPVDVLADDTPAPLPVRDVLVFGARDGGIAAHNVVDGKRRWTARGVRASGRYLSLSDRLIAAVDSQGTVRTFVASTGEPRWTADAGASALLAADDEAVYVLTEDHRLRAVGRSDATVRWTATIDARYRAKVEPPAVAAHGRLVLATSDGNVFAVDTADGHQVWDLPDQWDGLVRPAVHGTTVYLNGTTLTARRLRDGGKLWSLDKRDPWGKHEDWGPATVFDDDTVCAAHDEWPSIRKTSDGGEIQGGNGTTVRGLPVFIHGRALWSVEGEPWYKVFAADLSTGVPVLTYQLPAADRSWLVADGNRVFVLHGTSLYALPVP, encoded by the coding sequence ATGAAACCGCTCGGCACCGGCGACCCGCTCCGCCTCGGCCCGTACCGCCTGCTCGGCGTGCTCGGCGAGGGCGGTATGGGCAAGGTCTACGTCGGCCAGGACCCCGCGGGCACCGTCGCCGCGGTCAAGGTCCTGCGGCCCGAACTCACCGGCGAGGAGCACCTCGCCCGCCGCTTCGTCCGCGAGGCGCAGGCGGCGACGGCCGTGACCGGCAAGGGCGTGGCCCGGGTGCTGGGCACGGACACGGAGGGCGGCCGCCCGTGGATCGCCACCGAGTTCCTGGCCGGCCCGACCCTCGACGAGGCCGTCGAGGCGTACGGTCCCTTCGACGAACCCGCCGTACGCGCCCTCGCCGCCTCGCTCGCGCACACCCTCGCGGACATCCACGCCAGCGGCCTGATCCACCGCGACCTCAAGCCCCCGAACATCGTGCTGACCTCGCGCGGCCCGCGCGTCATCGACTTCGGCATCGCCCGCCCCGAGCACGGCCTGACCCTGACCACCACCGGACAGGTCCCGGTCACCCCCGGCTACGGCGCCCCCGAACAGGTCCTGGGCCGCCGGGTCGGGGCGCCCGCCGACGTCTTCTCGCTGGGCGCCGTCCTGGTCCACGCGGCCGCGGGGCGGCGGGCGTTCGACGGCAGCCACATCGCCGCCCTCCAGTACAAGGTCGTGCACGACGAGCCCGACCTGACCGGCGTCCCGGACGCCCTGCGCCCGCTCATCGCCCCCCTCCTGGCCAAAGACCCGGCCGCCCGCCCCGCCCCCGACCGGATCGCCGCCGCCTTCGCACCGCCGCGCGGCGCCGAACGGGCCTGGCGGCGCGGCCCGGTGAGCCAGGCCATCAAGGAGCGGGAGAGCGGCCTCCACGAACTCACCACCACGCTCACCGCGGACCCGGCCGCCGGGCAGGTCTCCCGCCGCCGGCTGCTCACCGGCCTGGCCGCGGGCGGGGTGGTGCTCGCGGCGGGCGGCGGGGCGGCGGCCGCCTGGTGGCCGCGGTCGCCGGGGGAGCCCGGGAAGAAGGTCGACCTCTTCGCCTTCCCGCCCGCCGCCAGGACGCCGAAGGCGCATGTGCTCGACGCCGACAACGGCGACTACATCAGCGGCGGCACGGTGAAACCGCTGTGGGGGCCGGTCGACGTCCTCGCCGACGACACGCCCGCGCCGCTGCCCGTACGGGACGTCCTCGTCTTCGGCGCCCGCGACGGCGGGATCGCCGCGCACAACGTGGTGGACGGCAAGCGCCGTTGGACCGCCCGCGGCGTGCGCGCGAGCGGCCGCTACCTCTCGCTTTCCGACCGGCTGATCGCCGCCGTCGACAGCCAGGGCACGGTCCGTACCTTCGTCGCCTCGACGGGCGAGCCCCGGTGGACCGCCGACGCCGGGGCGAGCGCCCTGCTGGCCGCCGACGACGAGGCGGTCTACGTCCTGACCGAGGACCACCGGCTCCGCGCCGTCGGCCGCTCCGATGCCACGGTCCGCTGGACGGCGACGATCGACGCCCGCTACCGCGCCAAGGTCGAGCCGCCGGCCGTCGCCGCCCACGGCCGCCTGGTCCTGGCCACGAGCGACGGCAATGTGTTCGCCGTCGACACGGCCGACGGCCACCAGGTGTGGGACCTGCCGGACCAGTGGGACGGGCTGGTCCGCCCCGCGGTCCACGGCACCACCGTCTACCTCAACGGCACCACGCTCACCGCCCGTCGGCTCCGCGACGGCGGGAAGCTGTGGTCGCTCGACAAGCGGGACCCCTGGGGCAAGCACGAGGACTGGGGCCCGGCGACGGTCTTCGACGACGACACCGTCTGCGCCGCGCACGACGAGTGGCCCAGCATCAGGAAGACCAGCGACGGCGGCGAGATCCAGGGCGGGAACGGCACGACGGTCCGCGGCCTGCCGGTGTTCATCCACGGGCGTGCCCTGTGGTCCGTCGAGGGCGAGCCCTGGTACAAGGTGTTCGCCGCGGACCTGTCGACCGGCGTCCCCGTCCTGACGTACCAGCTCCCCGCGGCCGACCGCTCCTGGCTGGTGGCGGACGGCAACCGGGTGTTCGTCCTCCACGGCACGTCGCTCTACGCGCTGCCGGTGCCCTGA
- a CDS encoding protein kinase family protein has product MPASVAGAGGRARGATGPYAVLRELDDEASGIPVPERRFIGRSADGDRTVLIGVPLPGVDPGRFLAEAETSRYLLGPWSAPAAEVAAPGDAPWHARPYVPVLPLPAALTVHGGPLPERTVRALGAALVETLVIGHGQGLAHAGVSPAAVLLAADGPRLTCFGAVRAAAEDGTARSGLPGLESGSLPPEQAAGGRPQPAGDVHALGAVLAYAATGHTVPEREELPAALRAVVTACLSRDPAARPRPAELLDALCPAAGPPPPDTGAGAAGPPRPVTLPDAAGTPAGRAAALLGSGWLPGRIIAALARQSAELLAAGLPASPAPQD; this is encoded by the coding sequence ATGCCTGCATCGGTTGCGGGTGCCGGGGGCCGGGCGCGGGGCGCCACGGGCCCGTACGCGGTGTTGCGGGAGCTGGATGACGAAGCGTCCGGCATACCCGTACCGGAACGGCGGTTCATCGGGCGGAGCGCGGACGGCGACCGGACGGTCCTGATCGGCGTGCCGTTGCCCGGCGTCGACCCCGGGCGGTTCCTGGCCGAGGCGGAGACCTCGCGCTATCTGCTCGGGCCCTGGTCCGCCCCCGCGGCCGAGGTCGCCGCGCCCGGCGACGCCCCCTGGCACGCCCGCCCGTACGTGCCCGTGCTCCCGCTGCCCGCCGCGCTCACCGTGCACGGCGGGCCGCTGCCCGAGCGCACCGTACGGGCCCTGGGCGCGGCCCTCGTCGAGACCCTGGTCATCGGGCACGGGCAGGGACTGGCCCACGCCGGGGTGTCGCCCGCCGCGGTGCTGCTGGCGGCCGACGGGCCCCGGCTGACGTGCTTCGGGGCGGTACGCGCCGCGGCCGAGGACGGCACCGCGCGCTCCGGGCTGCCGGGCCTGGAGTCGGGCAGCCTGCCGCCGGAACAGGCGGCCGGCGGGCGGCCGCAGCCGGCGGGCGACGTCCACGCGCTCGGCGCGGTCCTCGCCTACGCCGCGACCGGCCACACCGTGCCGGAGCGCGAGGAACTCCCGGCCGCCCTGCGGGCCGTCGTCACGGCCTGCCTGTCCCGTGACCCGGCGGCCCGTCCGCGCCCGGCCGAACTGCTCGACGCGCTGTGCCCGGCCGCCGGGCCGCCCCCGCCGGACACCGGTGCCGGGGCGGCCGGACCGCCGCGCCCCGTCACGCTGCCCGACGCCGCCGGGACCCCGGCAGGCCGCGCCGCCGCCCTGCTCGGCTCCGGCTGGCTGCCCGGCCGGATCATCGCGGCCCTCGCCCGCCAGTCGGCCGAGCTGCTCGCCGCCGGCCTTCCGGCTTCCCCCGCCCCACAGGACTGA
- a CDS encoding Maf family protein: MTEESRTRRLVLASQSPARLGLLRQAGLAPEVIVSGVDEDALTAATPAELARVLAEAKAAAVAARPQAAGALVIGCDSVLELDGRALGKPADAEDATARWKSMRGRSGVLQTGHCVIDTAHGRQVSATASTTVRFGEPTDEEIAAYVASGEPLHVAGAFTLDGRSAPFIDGIDGDPGNVIGLSLPLLRRLLADLDVAITELWA, translated from the coding sequence ATGACCGAAGAGTCCCGCACCCGCCGTCTCGTCCTCGCCTCCCAGTCCCCCGCCCGGCTGGGCCTGCTGCGGCAGGCCGGGCTCGCGCCCGAGGTGATCGTCAGCGGCGTCGACGAGGACGCGCTCACCGCCGCCACGCCCGCCGAGCTGGCCCGCGTGCTGGCCGAGGCGAAGGCCGCCGCCGTCGCCGCCCGGCCGCAGGCCGCCGGCGCGCTGGTCATCGGCTGCGACTCGGTCCTGGAGCTGGACGGGCGGGCGCTGGGCAAGCCCGCCGACGCCGAGGACGCCACCGCCCGCTGGAAGTCCATGCGCGGCCGCTCCGGCGTCCTGCAGACCGGCCACTGCGTCATCGACACCGCACACGGCCGTCAGGTGTCGGCCACCGCCTCGACCACGGTCCGCTTCGGCGAGCCCACCGACGAGGAGATCGCCGCCTACGTCGCGAGCGGCGAGCCGCTGCACGTCGCCGGCGCCTTCACCCTCGACGGCCGCTCCGCCCCCTTCATCGACGGCATCGACGGCGACCCCGGCAACGTCATCGGCCTCTCCCTGCCCCTGCTCCGCCGGCTGCTGGCCGATCTGGACGTCGCGATCACGGAGCTGTGGGCCTGA
- a CDS encoding acetyl/propionyl/methylcrotonyl-CoA carboxylase subunit alpha — protein sequence MRKVLIANRGEIAVRVARACRDAGIGSVAVYADPDRDALHVRAADEAYALGGDTPATSYLDIAKVLAAAADSGADAVHPGYGFLSENAEFAQAVLDAGLTWIGPPPQAIRDLGDKVAARHIAQRAGAPLVAGTPDPVSGAEEVVAFAEEHGLPIAIKAAFGGGGRGLKVARTLEEVPELYDSAVREAVAAFGRGECFVERYLDRPRHVETQCLADKHGNVVVVSTRDCSLQRRHQKLVEEAPAPFLTKEQNAELYRASKAILKEAGYEGAGTCEFLVGQDGTISFLEVNTRLQVEHPVTEEVTGLDLVREMFRIADGEKLGYDDPAVRGHSFEFRINGEDPGRNFLPAPGTVTKFEGPAGPGVRLDAGVESGSVIGPAWDSLLAKLVVTGATREQALQRAARALAEFTVEGMATAIPFHRTVVVDPAFAPELTGSADPFTVHTRWIETEFVNEIPPFVAPGADEAEADTRETVVVEVGGKRLEVSLPSSLGMPLARAAVAGGAKPKRKAAKKSGSAASGDALASPMQGTIVKVAVEEGQQVTEGELVVVLEAMKMEQPLNAHRSGTIKGLTAEVGAALTSGAVICEIKD from the coding sequence GTGCGCAAGGTGCTCATCGCCAACCGTGGCGAAATCGCTGTTCGCGTTGCCCGTGCATGCCGGGACGCGGGGATCGGAAGCGTAGCCGTCTACGCCGACCCCGACCGGGACGCACTGCACGTACGCGCGGCGGACGAGGCGTACGCCTTGGGCGGTGACACTCCTGCCACCAGTTACCTGGACATCGCCAAGGTCCTGGCTGCCGCCGCCGATTCGGGCGCGGACGCCGTCCACCCGGGGTACGGCTTCCTGTCGGAGAACGCCGAGTTCGCGCAGGCCGTCCTGGACGCGGGGCTGACCTGGATCGGGCCGCCCCCGCAGGCCATCCGCGACCTCGGCGACAAGGTCGCGGCCCGGCACATCGCCCAGCGCGCCGGTGCGCCGCTGGTCGCCGGCACGCCCGACCCGGTCTCCGGTGCGGAGGAGGTCGTGGCCTTCGCCGAGGAGCACGGCCTGCCGATCGCGATCAAGGCCGCCTTCGGTGGCGGCGGCCGCGGGCTGAAGGTCGCCCGCACCCTCGAAGAGGTCCCCGAGCTGTACGACTCCGCGGTGCGCGAGGCGGTGGCCGCGTTCGGCCGCGGCGAGTGCTTCGTCGAGCGTTACCTGGACCGCCCCCGGCACGTCGAGACCCAGTGCCTGGCCGACAAGCACGGCAACGTGGTCGTGGTCTCGACCCGTGACTGCTCGCTGCAGCGCCGCCACCAGAAGCTGGTGGAGGAGGCCCCGGCCCCGTTCCTGACGAAGGAGCAGAACGCCGAGCTGTACCGCGCCTCCAAGGCCATCCTCAAGGAGGCCGGCTACGAGGGCGCGGGCACCTGCGAGTTCCTCGTCGGCCAGGACGGCACGATCTCCTTCCTGGAGGTCAACACCCGTCTGCAGGTCGAGCACCCGGTCACCGAGGAGGTCACCGGCCTGGACCTGGTCCGCGAGATGTTCCGGATCGCCGACGGCGAGAAGCTCGGCTACGACGACCCGGCGGTGCGCGGTCACTCGTTCGAGTTCCGTATCAACGGCGAGGACCCGGGCCGCAACTTCCTCCCGGCCCCCGGCACCGTCACCAAGTTCGAGGGGCCGGCCGGTCCCGGTGTCCGGCTGGACGCGGGTGTGGAGTCCGGCAGCGTCATCGGCCCGGCCTGGGACTCGCTGCTGGCCAAGCTGGTCGTCACCGGCGCCACCCGTGAGCAGGCGCTGCAGCGTGCCGCGCGGGCGCTGGCGGAGTTCACGGTCGAGGGCATGGCCACCGCCATCCCCTTCCACCGCACGGTCGTCGTGGACCCGGCGTTCGCCCCCGAACTCACCGGTTCGGCCGACCCCTTCACGGTCCACACCCGCTGGATCGAGACCGAGTTCGTCAACGAGATCCCGCCGTTCGTGGCGCCGGGCGCGGACGAGGCCGAGGCCGACACCCGCGAGACGGTGGTCGTCGAGGTCGGCGGCAAGCGGCTGGAGGTCTCGCTGCCGTCGTCGCTGGGCATGCCGCTGGCCCGCGCCGCGGTCGCCGGTGGCGCCAAGCCCAAGCGCAAGGCCGCCAAGAAGTCCGGCTCCGCCGCCTCCGGCGACGCGCTCGCCTCCCCGATGCAGGGCACCATCGTCAAGGTGGCCGTCGAGGAGGGCCAGCAGGTCACCGAGGGCGAGCTGGTCGTCGTCCTGGAGGCGATGAAGATGGAGCAGCCGCTCAACGCGCACCGCTCCGGCACCATCAAGGGCCTGACCGCCGAGGTCGGCGCCGCCCTCACGTCCGGCGCCGTGATCTGCGAGATCAAGGACTGA